CAAGCGATTACTGAACCTTCTTCAGTTCCTAATACGGGAAGAACAAGAGTTCCTGCTTCTGTGATTGTTTCTACTAATTCTATAGCAGCTAAATCCATTGCAGCTTTGTCAGCGTCAGTTAATGTACCAACACCTAAGATTGTTGAACTTGTATAATACATGAAAGGTCCATTAGCCCAAGCCATAACAGCTGTAACATTTAAAACGTCACCAACAACTATTGCTTCTAAAGCAGTTTGTGCTGCTGTAGTTAATGTGCCTCTTGAATCAAATTTAATTTTTACTGAATTACCTTCAGCAGGTCTTGATAATGTAACTGTAATATTATCATAGCTGTCAGCATATACATCAGTAACTAATAGATTGTTTAATTCTACTAACATACCTTGATACATTAACATATCAGTTTCAGTTAACATTACTGCATCAACATTAGTTGCTGCAGGAAGTGTACCTGTAGTAAGTGCTACAACTTCAGTAGGAGATATTTGTCTAAGTCCATTGTATACAGCACGTGTACCTGTAACGACAACTTCTTTACCTACATTAGCTTCAAATAAATCTTGAATGTCAGTATCGAATGTATAAACAGCAATACCACCAGTTAAATCTTGAATGAAATAAGTTCTGTAATATTCATCAGCTGTAACAACACCTTGAACGATAACAACATCATCTATTTCAGCATCGATTGCTGCACTTATTGGAACGATATTACCAACTAATATTTCAAACATAACTGTATCAGTTTCAGTGCCTTTAGTAATTGTTGCAGTTAAAGTAACTGTAACTTGTTTCATATCAGTAGGAACAACGATAACGCCAGCATCTGAAATAACTGCTGTATTATCAGAAGTCCAAGCAATTGCAGTTCCTAGATAAGCATCTAGTAAAGTTAATGTTTCATCTGCAATAACAGGTTGATCAACGTCTACCATAAGTGAAGCTTTTGTAGCTATAACAGCAGCTGCATCAGTCAATGCACTTTCAGTAATCATTGTAGTATCAGTGAAATATAGATAAGGAGCATTATTCCAAGCAAGTGGATTTGTAATAGCTACAACATCTCCAACTGCTAGAGAAGCTAATAAAGCAGCAGCTTCAGTAGAAAGTGTTACTCTTGAATCTTGTTTCATTGAAATTTCCATACCTGATGTACCATCAATTAGGTCAACATAAGTATTTCCATAAGAATCTGTGTCAACACCAACAACAATTAAACCAGTCATTTCAACTAATTGACCTTGGAATGGTTCTAATGAATCTGAATCTAGGCCATGAGTATCAACGTTAAGTGCAACGATTGGAGCTGTTGCATCACCAACTAATTCATATGAATAAATACTTGATAATTGGATTAAGCCTTTATATTCTGCTCTTTCACCAATAATAGTAATTTCTTTACCAAAATTAGTTTGTAAGAATGTTTCTAAATCGCCCCAGCTTGTATAAATTGCTATACCAGCTGTATCATCTTGAATAAAGTAAGTATTTTGATATTCAGCAGAAGTAACAATACCTGTAACTTCAACTAAATGACCAGTGCCTAACTGTACTGCTTCTAAGATTGTAGAGTTTGGAAGTTCACCAACTTTAAACATAACAGTGAATGTTCCAACTTCAGTACCCTTAGTAATTGTAGCAGTTAATGTAACATCTTCTTGACCAGTAACAGGCATTATTAATGCGCCTGTAGTTGCATCAACTAATAGAGAATCTGAAGCCCAAGCAATTGTTGCACCTTGAGTAGATGTTGCAAGAAGATCTAATGTATCTGCTTCAATATATTCATATTCAAACATTGGTTCTAATTCATCTTTAGCCATTTGAACTGCTTCAGCATCAGAAGCGATATAAGTGATATCTTCAGCTTCGCCAGTAAATACTAGTGTGAATATTGTTCTATCATTTCTATAAGAGAACATGAAAGCATTAAATGATACTACTTTTCCATCAAATGCATTAAATGCAGCTTTATTAGATTTGTAATAAATCATAATTGCATTATCTGTATAAGGTGAGTTAGCATCAGAGTTAATGTTTGCTCCACTATAATCAGTGTTTACAAAGAAAGTTTCATAATTACCATCACCTTGAATTTTAACTAGTGCAGTAATTTCAACATATTCATACACAAATAAATTGCTTGCGCCATATGTAGGTGCTGTATCAGGTACAAATGCAGCAATATCATCAACAACTGTTGGAGTTAATACTGTAACATCACCTTCAGAGAGAGTTGCAACAGCTGGCATTGTAGAGTCTGATGTGTTGTTTAATTGTGGAGAACCGTTATAAACATCAAATAGACCATAAACGTCATATACCATACCTACAGTAACTGTAGGAGCAGCGCCGTTATAAACAGCTAAGATACCAGTTGAATCAGCAAATAAATATGTATCTGCAGTTAATCCAACTACTGTAACGTCTTCAACTTTAACAAAATCGCCAGCAACAGCAGTTGCTAATACATCAGCAATACTTGCATATAATGTTGGTTCAACATTTGCTAAAACTAATACTGTAAATTCTTTTGTAACGCTTTGAGTATCTTTAGTTAATGTAGCAGTTAAAATAACTGTAACATCATCTAATCCCATTGCTGGACGAGTAACTGTACCATCATTAGCGATAGCTGCAGTGTTATCTGATGACCATGTAACAACTACGCCTTCAGAACCTACTGTAACAGGTAATGTGATATCAGTTGCGACACCACCACTAATACCATCTAATATAAAGCTGTTTTAGCTTCATCTAAGATTTGTGATACTGGTTTTTCAGTGAATGCTAAAACTTTAATTAAGAATGTAGCTTCTTCACCACCAATTGTTGCAGTTAATGTAACAACTTGGTCAGCAATTCCGAAATTAGGTCTAGTTACTGAACCATTTATTGCAACATAAGTCGCATTTGATGTTGTCCAAGTAATGTTTAGTCCTAATGCAGTTGCAGGAAGAACGATGTCAGTTGTTGTTTCATAAACTGAACCAACCATTTCTAATGTTGTACCTGTGATCACAATAGCATCAAGTGCATCTAGTGGATCAATAACTACAACTGCAGCTATAACTGTAACTGTAACAGAATAAGTTTCTGAAACATCGCCTAAAGTTAATGTAGCAGTTAATACAACTTCAGTATCTACTGCTGGTCTAGTAACAACGCCTGCGTTACTAATAACAGCTGTATTTCCTGATGCCCAAGATACTGATATTTCACCAATTGTTTCAGGTAAAATTAAGTTCTTAGTAACTGAGTCCTGTGTGTCGCCACTTGAATACGTAACGGCAATCGTTTCTAATGCTTGATCTACTAAATCTTGGTCTGTGTCACCACAAGCAACCAAAACTACTGCAGAAAGCATCATAAACATAAACGTTAACAGAACTTTAGATAAATTAAATCTTTTTGATTTCATTTGAATCCTCCGTTTTTTTTTGTTTATTTTTTTGATGTCTTTGTAGACTTTCAAAATTTATAAAATATGATGTTGCCAGTCAATGAACTGACTGGCAACCTTAAAACCTTAGTTAATTACGCACCTTTTTGAGCTTCATTATAAGCTTCATTAAGTGCTTCTTGAATGTTTCCATCACCTAGCATAATACGTTCTAATGCTGAACCAACTTGAGTACGAGCTCTTGAAGAACCGATAAATGCTGGATCAAAGAACATGTATCCTGATTGTTGATAAGCTGCATTAGCTGCCATTGCGATAGCTGCTGCTTTATTATCAGTTGTTGATGGATTGTTTAAGAATGCTTGATATTCTGTAGATGTATAAGCACTTGTTCTTACAGGAAGATATCCAGTTTCAATTGCCCAATCAGTTGTTACATCTTTAGAAATTAAGTATTTTAAGAATAACCATGAAGCTAGTTTTTCTTGATCTGATCCTGTATCCATTAATGAAACATTCGTACCTTGTTGAATAACTGCTTTTTCATCTAGCATATTTACATTATAAGGAACTGGTGCAACACCAATTTCAAAACCACTACTTGGAACATTATATGTAACGCCAGCTGAAGAACCAATAGTTATAAATGTTTGTTGGTTAACAAATGGAGTTGAAGCATAATCTTGATCCCAGAACTCAGGTAATGTAAATACTGTATTATTATTCTTTAAGAATGTCATAGCAGCAAATGTATTAGCATTTTGATGCCATAGGAATTCACCTTCGAATGTAGAGAAGTTTAATGCAGTGTATTCACCACCGAATTGTCTAGCAAATGTAATGAATGCATTTCCTGTTGAGTCATATGCTGCAGGAACGATTAACGCTTGAGCTGCTGCGATTTCAGTTGCTAGTTGTGCTGCAGTTTGACCTGGATTCGCATCTAAAACTTTTTGTCTTGCGATTGCTTGACCTTCTGCTTCTAATTGAGGAGCTATAGCAATGATATCTTGCCATGTTTCAGGAACGTCTAGTCCTAAATCATCAAAAACAGTCTTATTATAAATCATTACTTCAGTTGATTTATTAAATGGAAGAGAATAATATGTACCATTTGCATCATATTGTGTATTTTCTTCTAAGTAAGATGCGATAATATCGTCTAATGCGTCATCACCATTTAATCCCCAAGTTTCTGAATAGATATAAGGATTTAAGTTAAGTACTGCATCACCATTTAAATATTCTGCAACATGATCTGGATAACCTTGAACTAAGTTTGGATAGTCACCAGCTGTAATTGCATTAATCATATTACTCTTTAATGTATCATAATTACCAGTACCTTCTGGTATAGTAACTGTTACATTAGGATACATAGCCATAAAGTCAGTTGCATATCCACGGATTAAGTTTGCTTTATCTTCACCCATTGCATGCCATAATTCGATTTCTACAGTTTCAGTAAATGTAGTTGGAATACCACTATCTACAACTGTTAATAGAATTGCTGCACTAGCTCTTACGCCATCATAAGTAATTCTGATGTTGATTGTGTAAGTTCCAGCTGCATCTAATAGATAAGCACCACTTACAACGATATCTGCAGTGATATCTTCACCATCAGGTGTTTGTGCAGTTATACCAGCAAGTGGATCATAAGAACCAGAACCTATGTAATATAGTTGTTGTGCAACTACACCATATAATACTGGTGGCTCTACGCTTGCATCACCTTGAACTGTTAAATTAATAGTTGCAGAAGCAGTTGCGCCTGCGCTATCTTCAACTGTTAATGTAATAACATATGTACCAGCAACGTCATTGTCACCTGTTTCATATCCTGTCACTACGATTGCTCTAGAGATGTCACCATCTTCTTCATCTGTAGCTGTTACGCCTTCAAGTGGTGTAAACGCGTCACCTTGTTGAATCACTTGAGTAGGATTTGTAACAGTGATTACTGGAGCTTGATTTCTTTTAGTCGCACAAGCTGATAAAGTCATAACTCCAAGTATTACTAAAATCGAAAATACTATTTTTTTCATTACTTTCCTCCTAATAATTTTTTGTCTTATATATTTTCTATATCTTTTTTAGATATATTTATCCTTTTGTACCGCTTCTTCCTACACCTGAAATAATAAATTTCTTAAGTGAGAAGAATAAAATAATTAATGGAACTGTAACTAACGCTGTTGCGGCTAATTGAATGTTATAAACCGGTCTAGCATCACTTGCTCCTGAATCAGTTGTAAAACTTGTTCCACGAAGTGCTACTGAGATCAACCAATTATCTTGTGATCTTGTAACTAATTGTGGCCAAATATATGCATCCCATGCACCAATGGCACTTAAAATGATAATTGTGATGATTGTTGGTTTTGCAATTGGAATCATAACGCGAGTTAAATATTTGAAATCTCCACATCCATCTACTCTTGCTGCTTGATAAAGTGTATCTGGAATTTGTTTAAATGATTGTCTTAAGAAGAAGATATAGAATACACTTACCATAAATGGAAAGATCAATGCTGC
The sequence above is drawn from the Mariniplasma anaerobium genome and encodes:
- a CDS encoding extracellular solute-binding protein gives rise to the protein MKKIVFSILVILGVMTLSACATKRNQAPVITVTNPTQVIQQGDAFTPLEGVTATDEEDGDISRAIVVTGYETGDNDVAGTYVITLTVEDSAGATASATINLTVQGDASVEPPVLYGVVAQQLYYIGSGSYDPLAGITAQTPDGEDITADIVVSGAYLLDAAGTYTINIRITYDGVRASAAILLTVVDSGIPTTFTETVEIELWHAMGEDKANLIRGYATDFMAMYPNVTVTIPEGTGNYDTLKSNMINAITAGDYPNLVQGYPDHVAEYLNGDAVLNLNPYIYSETWGLNGDDALDDIIASYLEENTQYDANGTYYSLPFNKSTEVMIYNKTVFDDLGLDVPETWQDIIAIAPQLEAEGQAIARQKVLDANPGQTAAQLATEIAAAQALIVPAAYDSTGNAFITFARQFGGEYTALNFSTFEGEFLWHQNANTFAAMTFLKNNNTVFTLPEFWDQDYASTPFVNQQTFITIGSSAGVTYNVPSSGFEIGVAPVPYNVNMLDEKAVIQQGTNVSLMDTGSDQEKLASWLFLKYLISKDVTTDWAIETGYLPVRTSAYTSTEYQAFLNNPSTTDNKAAAIAMAANAAYQQSGYMFFDPAFIGSSRARTQVGSALERIMLGDGNIQEALNEAYNEAQKGA
- a CDS encoding immunoglobulin-like domain-containing protein encodes the protein MLDGISGGVATDITLPVTVGSEGVVVTWSSDNTAAIANDGTVTRPAMGLDDVTVILTATLTKDTQSVTKEFTVLVLANVEPTLYASIADVLATAVAGDFVKVEDVTVVGLTADTYLFADSTGILAVYNGAAPTVTVGMVYDVYGLFDVYNGSPQLNNTSDSTMPAVATLSEGDVTVLTPTVVDDIAAFVPDTAPTYGASNLFVYEYVEITALVKIQGDGNYETFFVNTDYSGANINSDANSPYTDNAIMIYYKSNKAAFNAFDGKVVSFNAFMFSYRNDRTIFTLVFTGEAEDITYIASDAEAVQMAKDELEPMFEYEYIEADTLDLLATSTQGATIAWASDSLLVDATTGALIMPVTGQEDVTLTATITKGTEVGTFTVMFKVGELPNSTILEAVQLGTGHLVEVTGIVTSAEYQNTYFIQDDTAGIAIYTSWGDLETFLQTNFGKEITIIGERAEYKGLIQLSSIYSYELVGDATAPIVALNVDTHGLDSDSLEPFQGQLVEMTGLIVVGVDTDSYGNTYVDLIDGTSGMEISMKQDSRVTLSTEAAALLASLAVGDVVAITNPLAWNNAPYLYFTDTTMITESALTDAAAVIATKASLMVDVDQPVIADETLTLLDAYLGTAIAWTSDNTAVISDAGVIVVPTDMKQVTVTLTATITKGTETDTVMFEILVGNIVPISAAIDAEIDDVVIVQGVVTADEYYRTYFIQDLTGGIAVYTFDTDIQDLFEANVGKEVVVTGTRAVYNGLRQISPTEVVALTTGTLPAATNVDAVMLTETDMLMYQGMLVELNNLLVTDVYADSYDNITVTLSRPAEGNSVKIKFDSRGTLTTAAQTALEAIVVGDVLNVTAVMAWANGPFMYYTSSTILGVGTLTDADKAAMDLAAIELVETITEAGTLVLPVLGTEEGSVIAWASSNDAIINAATGAVVLPAELTEIITLTATATLNGAEATAMFYVKVGVPSTISGASDLFFSEYIEGGSNNKALEIFNGTGADVDLSLYTINQYSNGAVTPNNTVTLTGTLLNGDVYVIYNSSSVQAIIDEGDLVSSVTYFNGDDAVELVKSGIVIDVIGLVGEDPGSEWTVGTGSTANHTLVRDETVTSPNTVFTPSEWVSNPQDTFTFIGSHTMLEPTVAMDLFISEYIEGSSSNKALELYNPTDGVLDLTAYTLELYSNGSTEVSVSYTLTGTLAAGEVFIIANASAVQAILDLADVAQSYPSVPNWNGDDAVVLRKNGVVIDIILSIGHTNNQNDAENLTWVRNANITSPNAVFTLAEWTEYPSDTFTYLGSHTVS
- a CDS encoding immunoglobulin-like domain-containing protein, which translates into the protein MKSKRFNLSKVLLTFMFMMLSAVVLVACGDTDQDLVDQALETIAVTYSSGDTQDSVTKNLILPETIGEISVSWASGNTAVISNAGVVTRPAVDTEVVLTATLTLGDVSETYSVTVTVIAAVVVIDPLDALDAIVITGTTLEMVGSVYETTTDIVLPATALGLNITWTTSNATYVAINGSVTRPNFGIADQVVTLTATIGGEEATFLIKVLAFTEKPVSQILDEAKTALY